A portion of the Glandiceps talaboti chromosome 13, keGlaTala1.1, whole genome shotgun sequence genome contains these proteins:
- the LOC144444177 gene encoding zygotic DNA replication licensing factor mcm3-like — translation MIETELDQQLRDSQREYLDFLDDDEQEGTYQDKVKEMITDNDNRLIVNINDLRRKNEKRASRLLTDAFEEMVAFQRALKEFVSAADTTYAKQHEEFFVGFEGSFGSKHVTPRNLSARHLGNLVCVEGIVTKCSLVRPKVVRSVHYCPATKKTMERKYTDLTSLDAFPSSSVYPTKDDDGNLLETEYGLSTYKDHQTLSIQEMPEKAPAGQLPRSVDIIVDNDLVDKCKPGDRVQIIGIYRCLPSKKGGYTSGTFRTILLANNIKTLSKEVSPLFSADDVAKIKKFSRNKKEDVFEVLARSLAPSIHGHEYIKKAVLCMLLGGTEKILENGTRLRGDINVLLIGDPSTAKSQMLRYVLHTAPRALPTTGRGSSGVGLTAAVTVDQETGERRLEAGAMVLADRGVVCIDEFDKMSDQDRTAIHEVMEQGRVTIAKAGIHATLNARCSVLAAANPVYGRYDEYKTPMENIGLQDSLLSRFDVIFIVLDQMDPDHDRLISDHVLRMHRYRAAGEQDGDAMAMGSSVDTLTTYDAEEEDVDEDTPIYDKHDNLLHGSNRDKKKKLVSMKFMRKYIHIAKAVKPVLTRESAEHIAEEYSKLRSQEATANNVAKTQPVTARSLETMIRLATAHAKARMSKSIELQDAQAAVELIQFAIFKKVLEKEKKRRGYDGGSDEGSSGPDNDDDDDDESGGDEEPKKKRRKRRMKDKNGERKEKRPHKKQGEDGYDPYDFDSFDDEDEEVVLSPRPRTPSQSDGEATKGKSTQDEAMDTEESQEEITPERFNAFKATLQKIFAADHSQSKPLAEITTEMNKAHKQNKFSDAEIMAALQKMQDDNRVMVSDQIVFLI, via the exons ATGATCGAAACTGAGCTAGATCAGCAGTTGAGAGATTCTCAGCGAGAGTATCTGGACTTTCTGGACGACGAT GAACAAGAAGGCACTTATCAAGACAAGGTGAAGGAGATGATTACAGATAATGACAATAGACTAATTGTTAATATCAATGATCTGAGAAGAAAGAATGAAAAACGAGCAAGCAG ATTGTTGACTGATGCTTTTGAGGAGATGGTCGCTTTCCAAAGAGCTCTGAAGGAATTTGTCAGTGCTGCAGACACTACGTATGCTAAGCAACATGAAGAATTCTTTGTAGGTTTCGAAGGCAGTTTTGGTTCAAAGCATGTCACACCAAGAAATTTGTCAGCTCGTCACCTTGGTAACCTGGTGTGTGTGGAGGGGATTGTTACCAAAT GTTCCTTGGTAAGACCTAAAGTTGTACGCAGTGTTCACTACTGTCCAGCCACCAAAAAAACCATGGAGAGGAAATACACTGATTTGACGTCATTGGATGCATTTCCTTCAAGTTCAGTTTATCCAACAAAG GATGATGATGGTAACCTACTGGAGACTGAGTATGGTTTATCTACATACAAAGACCATCAAACTTTGTCTATACAAGAAATGCCAGAGAAAGCTCCAGCTGGTCAGTTACCTAGATCTGTTGATATTATTGTTGATAATGATCTAGTAGACAAATGTAAG CCTGGAGACAGAGTTCAAATCATTGGTATATACAGATGTTTACCAAGCAAAAAGGGAGGATATACATCTGGAACATTCAG GACAATTCTACTTGCCAACAACATCAAGACGCTCAGCAAAGAAGTATCACCACTATTTTCTGCAGATGATGTTGCCAAAATTAAGAAATTTAGTCGTAATAAGAAAGAGGATGTGTTCGAAGTACTGGCTAGGTCTCTAGCGCCCTCTATCCATGGACATGAGTACATCAAAAAAGCTGTACTGTGTATGTTGCTAGGAGGTACAGAGAAAATACTGGAGAATGGAACCAGACTAAGAGG AGACATCAATGTACTATTGATAGGTGATCCATCTACTGCTAAATCACAAATGTTAAG ATATGTTTTACACACTGCACCACGTGCCTTGCCAACTACTGGTAGAGGTTCATCTGGTGTTGGTCTGACGGCAGCTGTTACTGTAGACCAAGAAACTGGTGAAAGACGTCTTGAAGCAGGTGCTATGGTCTTAGCAGACAGAGGAGTTGTATGTATTGATGAATTTGATAAG ATGTCAGACCAAGATAGGACAGCTATACATGAAGTCATGGAACAGGGTCGTGTTACCATAGCAAAGGCTGGAATACATGCAACATTGAATGCCAGATGTTCTGTACTAGCTGCAGCCAATCCTGTGTATGGAAGG TATGACGAGTACAAAACACCGATGGAAAACATCGGACTACAAGATTCGTTACTCTCACGTTTTGATGTCATCTTTATTGTTTTAGACCAG ATGGACCCTGATCATGATAGGTTGATTTCTGACCATGTACTTAGAATGCATCGTTACAGAGCTGCAGGAGAACAAGATGGCGATG CCATGGCGATGGGAAGCAGTGTGGATACCTTGACAACGTATGATGCTGAAGAGGAGGATGTTGATGAGGATACACCCATCTATGATAAACATGATAATTTACTACATGGATCAAACAGAGACAAAAA GAAGAAATTGGTGAGCATGAAGTTTATGAGAAAGTACATCCACATTGCTAAGGCTGTCAAACCAGTGTTGACTAGGGAGTCTGCTGAACATATAGCTGAAGAATATTCTAAACTGAGGAGTCAAGAAGCAACAGCAAACAATGTTGCTAAG ACCCAGCCTGTAACTGCCCGTTCTTTGGAAACCATGATTCGTTTAGCTACAGCGCATGCCAAAGCCAGGATGTCTAAATCTATAGAACTTCAAGACGCCCAGGCTGCAGTGGAATTGATACAGTTTGCAATCTTTAAGAAG GTtttagaaaaagaaaagaaacgtCGTGGTTATGATGGTGGAAGTGATGAAGGTTCAAGTGGAcctgataatgatgatgatgatgatgatgagtcaGGTGGTGATGAGGAACCGAAAAAGAAGAGGAGAAAGAG GAGGATGAAGGACAAAAATGGTGAAAGAAAGGAAAAGCGCCCTCATAAGAAGCAAGGAGAAGATGGTTATGATCCTTATGACTTTGATAGCtttgatgatgaagatgaagaag TTGTACTGTCGCCTAGACCAAGGACGCCATCACAGAGTGACGGTGAAGCCACTAAAGGTAAATCAACTCAGGATGAAGCCATGGATACCGAGGAATCTCAAGAAGAGATCACACCAGAAAG ATTTAATGCATTCAAGGCAACATTACAGAAGATCTTTGCAGCAGACCATTCTCAAAGTAAACCTCTGGCTGAAATCACCACAGAGATGAACAAAgctcataaacaaaataaattctcAGACGCTGAAATTATGGCTGCTTTACAGAAAATGCAAGATGATAATCGAGTCATGGTATCAGATCAAATAGTATTCCTCATCTAA